The Dreissena polymorpha isolate Duluth1 chromosome 10, UMN_Dpol_1.0, whole genome shotgun sequence genome includes a region encoding these proteins:
- the LOC127848221 gene encoding uncharacterized protein LOC127848221 yields the protein MTLKKMFQKLSDIEMHHMQCMMALYLELACLTVVDHPDAAGLVRLTATVSCSHQHMVSGIMTTFKCTAGLLTGTIFPIILDAIQLQDVELINVVYCQISQHIDEMSSESTNTEQKFHELQRKILENIVGVNEVLKQIQLQNTGTAAEASLGKVQGLREAVQCLDDLERPITRIIQFWKDMSQTFSLLQDNMPATLQLNKIKVEQRRQEFRKAVKNVESDWKTFEKICNDHVRDNDTEILNMYDFLSSSFNQMSIDERIARQRKLRSAVGGWTL from the exons ATG ACATTAAAGAAAATGTTCCAGAAATTATCAGACATTGAGATGCATCATATGCAATGTATGATGGCACTATATCTAGAACTTGCGTGCCTGACCGTGGTGGATCATCCGGATGCAGCTGGATTG GTTCGACTGACCGCCACTGTCTCATGTTCTCATCAACACATGGTATCGGGTATCATGACGACCTTTAAGTGTACTGCTGGTCTCTTAACCGGTACAATATTTCCAATAATATTGGATGCGATACAATTACAG GATGTAGAGCTAATCAACGTCGTGTATTGTCAGATTTCTCAACACATAGATGAAATGTCAAGTGAATCAACAAACACAGAACAGAA ATTCCATGAACTTCAACGTAAAATTCTGGAAAATATCGTTGGTGTCAATGAAGTATTAAAACAGATCCAACTGCAAAATACGGGTACAGCCGCCGAAG CTAGTCTTGGAAAGGTTCAAGGTCTCCGTGAAGCCGTACAGTGCCTCGATGATTTAGAACGTCCGATTACGAGAATCATTCAGTTCTGGAAGGACATGTCTCAAACTTTCTCGCTTCTACAAGATAATATGCCGGCGACGTTGCAGCTGAATAAAATTAAAGTCGAGCAAAGAAGACAAGAATTTAGGAAAGCTGTCAAAAATGTCGAATCG GACTGGAAGACCTTCGAAAAGATCTGTAACGATCACGTACGTGACAATGACACGGAGATTCTCAATATGTATGACTTTCTATCGTCTTCTTTCAACCAAATGTCAATCGATGAAAGAATAGCCAGGCAGAGGAAGCTGCGGTCGGCTGTCGGCGGATGGACACTCTGA